In Armatimonadota bacterium, the genomic stretch GCCCGCGCCAGCATCAGCTTCTGGCCGCCGACTTCCATCATCGCCCAGAACGGATCATCGGCTGGCCCGTACACCGAAACGCAACTCATCCCCAGAATTTCGTAGAAGCGAATGGAGTTCTTCACGCTTGCGACGTGAGCATAGGGCGCAATCCCGGTGATCATCTTGTGGGTCATTCTACCCAGATTCTCAGCGGGTATCCTATGATTTCGAACTCAGAGGATTGAAAAACGATGCCTTACGTTGTCACAGAAGCTTGTATTGGAGTCAAGGACAAATCTTGCATGACCGTCTGCCCGGTGGATTGCATCTACGAAGGCGATGACATGGTGTTCATCCATCCTGACGAGTGCATCGACTGCGGACTGTGCGAACCTGAGTGCCCGGTCACCGCGATCTACGTTGATACCGACGTTCCTCCGAATTTCAAGAGCTATGTCGAGAAGAACGCGGTTGAAGCAGAGAAGCTCCGCAGCAAGTAATTCGGATTAGGCGGATTCGCGGCGGCTGACCAATGAATTGAATTGGTTGAGCCATTTTCCGGTGGTGATCCGGTCGTTTTGCCCGAGTTTGATTCCGATGCGATAGGAACCCATGCCGTCTTGCATCTCGCGGCAGTATTGCACCGTGCCATGAACTTGGAGCGTGCTACCTGGGCCTTTGATTTCCATTCGAACCACTGATCGCACTGTCACGCTGCGGCTCACGGCGATCGAAACTCCCGCCTTTGAGATATCCAGCACCATGCCCTTGAGCGGGCCATCCATATCCTGCATGTTGGCCAAGAACAACTCGGTGGCGATGCGCGCAGGCTCGGTGCAGTTGACAAATCGAAAATCGCCGTTGTTGCGGCAATGAGTTCCCAAAGCGTTGGTGGTAGACACCGTGCCCGAACCTAAAATTCGCTTATCGGGGCCGTGAATCTCGAAGATGACTGGCTCGTTGTCGCCGATGGTGGCGGGCACGTTGAGCAAAAACAACGAGTCTTCGGCGTCGATTGTCTTCACAACGGCGCTTAGAATTTTTCCGGTTGACAGCACCGTGATTCGTACACGCGTGCCTGCGACCTTGGCGAGCTCTTCTTGAGTCGTTGCCATCCCAAATAGGTTATATGGTCGAATTGAGGCTGATCTTTACTAAAACTGGTGTTTTGACCTGCCTTGCTGGGAGGGTCTAAACTGGGTTATCCTGTGGGTTAGAAGTGAACAACTACGAAGAGTTTTCTCGCGAAGAGCGCGCCGTTTACGATGTCCAAGAAAAATTCATCATGGAATGGGGGCGGATGAGCTCGAGCTGGGGCATCAATCGCACCATGGCGCAGATTCACGCGCTGCTCTTTATCACTGGCCGGCCGCACAATGTTGAGGAGATCATGGATCGGCTGAGCATCAGCCGCGGAAACGCCAGCATGAATCTGCGCGACTTGATGGATTGGGGCATCATCCGGCGGTTCCGGCGCAAAGGCGATCGAAAGGATATGTATCTGACCGATTCTGAGCCTTGGCAGATGGTCGCTCGGGTGGTGCGCGAACGCAAGCGCCGTGAGCTTGATCCGACGTCGAAAGTGCTTCAGGAATGCCTGGAGAACATCCCGCCGAATTCTCCAATGGATGAAGCTGAGCAGTTGCGCCATCGACTCGCAGGATTGTTGGAACTGTTCGCTTTGGTGGATTCGCTGTACGAACAGGTCTTTCGCAGCGATGAGACCTTCCGGCAAACGCTCAAGCTATTCGGCGCCAAAGAGTGAAGATTGAGGCCAAATGCGCCGAAAATTCACTCAAAGGTGAACCAATTTGGGCGTCCGCCAAAAGTCTTTTGCGTCTCAATCTGCTCCTGTTTTGCCCGTTCGCGATAACGTGCATTTCCCCCAGCTGATCAGCACATTGCTGGTCGGTCGCGAGATGAGTGCGCGCGCGGTCCATGCCGCATTGGGTGGTAACCAGCATGTTGTGGTGGTGGGGCAGCATGATTCTCTGGTCGAAAAGCCGAAGCCTGAAGACCTCTTTTCGATTGGAACCTTGAGCGAAGTGGTCCAGGTGATGCCAATGCCCGACGGCACTCAGCGCGTTGTATTGCGCGGCCTAAGCCGGGTGCGCTTGGACAAGCACGAGATGCACGATGGGCACTACTTTGCGTCGTTCGAAGTGCTGCTCGAAACGGATCGTGATGAACCGAAGGATGAAGCTCTTCGCCGGTCAGCCGTCGAGGAAATTATATCGATCGCCAACGCGGGCCGCGCGATTCCGTACGAAGCGCTGGAGCAGCTTCCCGAGATTCGATCCAACTGCTTGCTGGCGGATACCATTGCCGATTTGATGCCGATTTCAACGGCGCAAAAACAACAGATTTTGGAAGAGCTCGATAGCAGCGTCCGCATCGAAAAATTGGTCCAGCTGCTTGTGAGCGAACGTCAGCTGCTGGATATCCAAAGCGAAATTCGCGCTCGGGTAGAAGCTGAGCTCGGTAACACGCAGCGCGAATATTTCCTTCGCGAGCAGTTACGGGTCATTCAACAGCAACTCGGAGACGAAGCTGTCCTGAGCTCTGATAACGAGGGGCTTTGGGATCAGCTGGTGGCGAGCGGTTTGCCGGAAGAACAGCTTGCGAGAGCTCGTCAAGAGATTTTGCGGTTAGAGAGGCTCCCGTCGCAATCCCAAGAAGGCGGCGTTATTCGAAGTTATCTCGAATGCTTGGCGGACTTGCCTTGGCAAAAAGCCAGCACGTCAGAAATTAGTGTTAAAAATGCGGAAAAAATCTTGAATTCGCATCACTTTGGGCTTGATCAGATTAAGACTCGAATTTTGGACTTTTTAGCGGTGCGGCAATTGAACCCATCCATTCCTGGGCCGATACTGTGCTTCTCGGGGCCGCCTGGTGTTGGAAAGACGAGCTTGGCGAGGTCGATCGCGGAGGCTCTGGGTAGGAAATTCATCCGAATTTCTGTGGGCGGCGTTCGTGATGAGGCGGAGATCCGTGGCCATCGCCGAACTTATATTGGAGCCATGCCGGGGAGGATTATGCAGGGGATTCGGCAGTGTGGCGAGCGCAATCCCGTGATTTTGTTGGACGAGGTGGATAAGATCGCATTGGATTTGCGTGGCGATCCTACCAGCGCGCTGCTCGAAGCGCTCGATCCGGAGCAGAATTCTGCATTCAGCGATCACTACATCGAAGCACCGTTTGATCTGAGCCAAGTTTTCTTCATTTGCACCGCCAACGTACCGGAGCAGATTCCTGCCGCACTGCGGGATCGGATGGAGTTTATTGAGTTCAGGAGCTATACCGAAAGCGAAAAGCTACAGATTTCTGAGGATTTTCTCATCCCTCGTGCGAGGGACTCACACGGGCTCAAGAAAAATCAACTTAAAATCAGCAAAAAATCCTTGCAGTCGATTGTCCGGTTGTACACGCGAGAATCCGGAGTGAGGCAGTTGGAGCGGTGCATTGCGACCATTGCGAGAAAAAATGCTCGAAAAATAGCTGAAAATGCAGAGGCTACTTCCATTTCGAACGACGAGTTGTTGCAACATGCATTAGGTAAGCCGGTCTTTTCATACGGGAAAAAGTCTAAAGCGGACGAAATTGGTTCGGTGACCGGATTAGCTTATACACCGTTTGGAGGGGACATTCTGCCAATTGATGTTAATCTAATGCCAGTGAGTGGTGCACAACCAGAGATTCTTTTGACGGGTTATCTCGGAGAAGTGATGAAGGAGTCTGCGATGGCGGCAGTGACCTATCTTCGCTCGACCCAACTTCACCCGAAAGATGAAGAATTTAGGTTCGACGTCCATCTTCACGTTCCAGATGGTGCGATCCCAAAGGATGGGCCGAGCGCGGGGGTTTCGATTGCTACAGCACTTGCTTCAGCACACCTCAAGCGACCGGTCAAGGCAGACGTTGCCATGACTGGCGAGATCACTTTGCGTGGCAAAATCTTGGCCGTGGGCGGTATCCGAGAGAAGGTTATCGCGGCGCATCGGTCAGGGATACGAACAATTCTATTGCCGAAAGATAACGAGCGAGACCTCGATGAAATTCCGGCAGAAATTGCAAAAGAAATCCAGGTGCATCTAGTGACACACCTGGACGAAGTATTCGCTTTGGCTCTGGCTTAGCCCTCGGACGATTCGTACTTTTGCTTCAACGCCGCGACCACGGTGGGGTCGTTCAATGTCGTTGTATCTCCTAGTTCTCGACCCTCGGCAACATCTCGAAGCAGTCGCCGCATGATTTTGCCACTTCGAGTTTTCGGAAGCTCGGAGGTGATAATGATGTCGTCCGGCCTCGCCACCGGGCCGATCTTGTGTGCGACGTGTGTCTTGAGATCGTTTACCGTTCGGTCATCCACGAGATAGGTCGACTTGATCACAACAAAGGCACAGATTGCCTGACCTTTGAGTTCGTGAGTTTTGCCGATGACGGCCGCTTCAGCCACGCCCGGATGGTCAACCAATGCGGATTCGACTTCCATGGTGCTGATGTTGTGCCCAGCGACGAGCATGATGTCATCGACTCGACCGAGCAGGAACAAGTAACCATCTTCATCAAGCTTGACGCCATCACCAGGGAAGTACTTGCCTGGGAATCGCTCCCAATAGGTCTTCTTAAAGCGGTCTGGATCGCCCCAAATTCCGCGAAGCATTCCGGGCCATGGGTGAGTCAATGCAAGAATTCCGCCGATCGCGTGCTCAGGCTTTTCAACATGACCGCTGATCTCGGTGAGCACTTTACCGTCCTCATCGACAATCGTCGCGAAGATTCCAGGCAACGGACGGCACGCAGAACCCGGCTTGGTGGTAGTAATCCCCGGCAATGGCGAAATCATGATGTTCCCGGTTTCCGTTTGCCACCAGGTATCCACGATGGGGCACTTTCGCCAACCAATCCACTTGTGGTACCAGACCCAGGCCTCGGGGTTAATCGGCTCGCCGACGGAACCAAGGAGCCTGAGACTGCTGAGATCGCAATTCTCGGGATAGTGGGTGCCCCACTTCATAAAGGTCCGAATCGCAGTTGGAGCGGTGTAGAACACGGTGACCTTGTGCTTCTCGATCAGCTTCCAGAATCGGTCCTTGTCTGGCGTGTCTGGTGCGCCTTCGTAAACGACGACGGTCGCGGCATTTGACATCGGGCCATAGACAACGTAGCTGTGGCCAGTGACCCAGCCGCAATCTGCGCTGCACCAGTAGATGTCGAATGGCTTCAGGTCAAACACCCATCGGCTGGTGGCATTGACGCCGGTCATATAGCCGCCGGTAGTGTGCATGATGCCTTTTGGCTTGCCGGTCGAGCCACTGGTGTATAGAATAAACAGCAGGTCTTCGCTATCCATCGACTCGCAAGGGCAGTCTGTGGACTGTTGTGGAACGAGGTCGTGCCAGTAGAAATCTCGGCCAGCCACCATTGTTCCCGCGTTGAAGGTGCCGTCGCCAATTCTGCGAAGAACGAGCGATTTTTCAATGGTTGGACAGCCCAGTGCTAGGGCGTCATCCACAGTCTTTTTGAGCTCGACAACCTTGCCGCGTCGCCATCCACCATCTGCAGTGATGATGACCTTTGCACCAGCGTCATTGACGCGCTCGTGAATCGAATCCGCGCTAAACCCACCAAAGATCACACTGTGCGCCGCACCAATCCTCGCGCAGGCGAGCATTGCAAAACAGAGTTCAGCGACCATTGGCATGTAAATGCACACGCGGTCCCCTTTTTGCACGCCAAGAGATTTTAGGGCGTTGGCCAGGCGTTGAACTTCGGCTAGCGACTCTGCGTACGAGTAGTGGCGAACATCGCCCGGTTCGCCTTCAAAAATGATGGCGGTTTTGTCGCCCAGTCCTGCTTCGACGTGGCGATCCAGACAGTTGTAGCAAGCGTTGAGCTTTCCTCCGATAAACCACTTGGCATCAGGAAGGTCCCATTGCATCGGCTCGGTCCACTTTTCGAACCAGTCGAGTTGTTCGGCTTGCTCTTCCCAGAAGGCTACTGGGTTCGCGGCAGCGCGGGCGTACAGCGACGCATCCTTGACGTTTGCCTGGTGCCGGAAAGCTGCTGGCGGTGCGTAGAGGCGAGATTCTTCAAGAAGTGTATTGATTGTTTGGTGATCAGTAGGATTTGACAACAGCGTCTCCCTCATTCGTGACAAGATAATGAGTACATCCCATTTTAACCAGGGAAAGGCTCTAGAAACATGATCCTCCGCGTAGACAAGCAAAACTTCGCCGATGAAGTGAAATCGAGACTGGCCGTAAACGAGGTTTACGTACAGCCTCGTGGACGACGAACCGAGGTCACGGCGTCCAAGCCTGGCGCAGGATTGGTGATCGCCTCTAAATTCCCAGAGTCGGTGACGCTGGCAACGCGAACTCTGGAAGAAGCGGGATTCGTCGTTCGGGAAGGGCTGTGGGCGGATTCGATCGAGGACCTAGAGCACGACGAGCGCACGCCGTTCGTGCTGGCAGTGGCCTACAAGAGTGAGAACGGGGCGCCTGGAATCTGGGTCGATGCGGACCATTACGAACGATCGCATGGAGAAGTTCTCCGTAGGATGTTTGAAGAGTTCGTGGAGAATGGGGAAGTGAAGGAGACCACCTTCGACGAGTTTGTGAATGCGATTTCTGCGAACGTGGTGGTGCTCAGTCCACACGAGATCGAGTCGTTTGCCGAGAGAAACCTTTGCTAAAGTTGCAAGAAAATCGCAAAATATTCAACAAATATTCCTAAAGATTCCCCTATAATATCGGTTAGGAGCGTGGTTCTTCGCCAATGTCTACCGGATTCACTCAATTTGTTGGCATCGATAACTTAACGCCTGGCACTCAGGAGGCGCGGCATATCCCTCCTATCACCAATGTCGCCGTCGGAAGCCCTCGGCCCCGGGCTGTGGTGCTCGTTGATGAGCCGGTGAAGCGTCATTGCATCGTTCGGCGGTACATGGCGCAAGGCTACCGAGTGGTGTCGGGATCGATCAAGGACTTATGGCTTTACCGCCAGGTGTTTCCCAGGGCGACTTTTGTGTTTTCCGAAATGCACCCGCTTTGCTCGGCGATGGTTGAGTCTTCACAAACAAAATGCCACCTCGTGACGGAGTCAATCGAGGTGGCAGAGCTCGCTTATGCGATGGGTGCTCAGGCCGTTATCGGCCCAATCCACCCTGACTAAAGCGCATGGCCACGTTTACGACGGATAAGAGCGCTGAAATCACCGTCACCACAATCGCGACTGTTTTCAAGGTGCTTCCGGAAGGATTTCCACGTGCGATTTCTTTATCTGCACCTTTGATCGCCAAGTAGCCGAAGATTGGCCAGCAGCAGCACAAGGTCAGTACGATGAACGCGTAAACCTTGTTCGTCTCGGATGGCGAATTATCTATTGGTCCACCCATTGGACCTCGTGGATATGGTGCGCCTCCACCTGATGGTTGATTGGAGAATGCGCCTGGTGCCGACGGTGCTTGATAGGATGGTGGGTTGCTCGGCATTTGAGTTACCGGCTTGGGAACATTTAGTCCTGGCACATCCGCACCCATTACGCGCGCACCGGTGGCCGCGTCTTCGAG encodes the following:
- the acs gene encoding acetate--CoA ligase — protein: MRETLLSNPTDHQTINTLLEESRLYAPPAAFRHQANVKDASLYARAAANPVAFWEEQAEQLDWFEKWTEPMQWDLPDAKWFIGGKLNACYNCLDRHVEAGLGDKTAIIFEGEPGDVRHYSYAESLAEVQRLANALKSLGVQKGDRVCIYMPMVAELCFAMLACARIGAAHSVIFGGFSADSIHERVNDAGAKVIITADGGWRRGKVVELKKTVDDALALGCPTIEKSLVLRRIGDGTFNAGTMVAGRDFYWHDLVPQQSTDCPCESMDSEDLLFILYTSGSTGKPKGIMHTTGGYMTGVNATSRWVFDLKPFDIYWCSADCGWVTGHSYVVYGPMSNAATVVVYEGAPDTPDKDRFWKLIEKHKVTVFYTAPTAIRTFMKWGTHYPENCDLSSLRLLGSVGEPINPEAWVWYHKWIGWRKCPIVDTWWQTETGNIMISPLPGITTTKPGSACRPLPGIFATIVDEDGKVLTEISGHVEKPEHAIGGILALTHPWPGMLRGIWGDPDRFKKTYWERFPGKYFPGDGVKLDEDGYLFLLGRVDDIMLVAGHNISTMEVESALVDHPGVAEAAVIGKTHELKGQAICAFVVIKSTYLVDDRTVNDLKTHVAHKIGPVARPDDIIITSELPKTRSGKIMRRLLRDVAEGRELGDTTTLNDPTVVAALKQKYESSEG
- the lon gene encoding endopeptidase La, with the protein product MHFPQLISTLLVGREMSARAVHAALGGNQHVVVVGQHDSLVEKPKPEDLFSIGTLSEVVQVMPMPDGTQRVVLRGLSRVRLDKHEMHDGHYFASFEVLLETDRDEPKDEALRRSAVEEIISIANAGRAIPYEALEQLPEIRSNCLLADTIADLMPISTAQKQQILEELDSSVRIEKLVQLLVSERQLLDIQSEIRARVEAELGNTQREYFLREQLRVIQQQLGDEAVLSSDNEGLWDQLVASGLPEEQLARARQEILRLERLPSQSQEGGVIRSYLECLADLPWQKASTSEISVKNAEKILNSHHFGLDQIKTRILDFLAVRQLNPSIPGPILCFSGPPGVGKTSLARSIAEALGRKFIRISVGGVRDEAEIRGHRRTYIGAMPGRIMQGIRQCGERNPVILLDEVDKIALDLRGDPTSALLEALDPEQNSAFSDHYIEAPFDLSQVFFICTANVPEQIPAALRDRMEFIEFRSYTESEKLQISEDFLIPRARDSHGLKKNQLKISKKSLQSIVRLYTRESGVRQLERCIATIARKNARKIAENAEATSISNDELLQHALGKPVFSYGKKSKADEIGSVTGLAYTPFGGDILPIDVNLMPVSGAQPEILLTGYLGEVMKESAMAAVTYLRSTQLHPKDEEFRFDVHLHVPDGAIPKDGPSAGVSIATALASAHLKRPVKADVAMTGEITLRGKILAVGGIREKVIAAHRSGIRTILLPKDNERDLDEIPAEIAKEIQVHLVTHLDEVFALALA
- a CDS encoding PilZ domain-containing protein, producing the protein MATTQEELAKVAGTRVRITVLSTGKILSAVVKTIDAEDSLFLLNVPATIGDNEPVIFEIHGPDKRILGSGTVSTTNALGTHCRNNGDFRFVNCTEPARIATELFLANMQDMDGPLKGMVLDISKAGVSIAVSRSVTVRSVVRMEIKGPGSTLQVHGTVQYCREMQDGMGSYRIGIKLGQNDRITTGKWLNQFNSLVSRRESA
- a CDS encoding 4Fe-4S binding protein, with protein sequence MPYVVTEACIGVKDKSCMTVCPVDCIYEGDDMVFIHPDECIDCGLCEPECPVTAIYVDTDVPPNFKSYVEKNAVEAEKLRSK
- a CDS encoding MarR family transcriptional regulator — encoded protein: MNNYEEFSREERAVYDVQEKFIMEWGRMSSSWGINRTMAQIHALLFITGRPHNVEEIMDRLSISRGNASMNLRDLMDWGIIRRFRRKGDRKDMYLTDSEPWQMVARVVRERKRRELDPTSKVLQECLENIPPNSPMDEAEQLRHRLAGLLELFALVDSLYEQVFRSDETFRQTLKLFGAKE